ACAAAATctcaaattcatcttcGGTGATTTCATTTTCTCCCTTATACCTTTTCGCTAGCTCTTGcataaactcttcatccttttcatcCATACAATATGGAGCCCCACAACAATCTTCCACCGTTGCTGAAAACTTGATATAAGTGCTCGGTTCATTGAATTCACCCTGgtaaaattgatcaaaatctttccaTTTCGTAGATGCATCAGGCGTAGGAATATAATCCTTCTTTTGGTTATTCAAATGACTACTACCCTTTTGTAAAATTCTATGCAAATGAACTTCTTTCTCCTCATTCTTCTCCACACCAGTCTCAATATCAGCCACATCTCTCTGTTGCAACTCATCCtgatccaaatttttcaaatcattaGGTTTATAAATCCTCAATCGTTGCTTAACAGATATTTTCCTATGCCTAAAACGGGAATTGGAGCTTTCCAATGATGCAGATCCAGCAGACCCAAGTCCATCATCGTTAGACTCCTGCGACTTGGTCCTACTCTTGATATGGCGCCCATTAGTAGTCGGAGTGGGCATAACCAACTATAAACACTTCAGTCACGTGAGTACACTGGTCACCCTCCTCCAAGCACTTTTCTTGTCCGGACCCCGGTTATCGGACAGTTCGGGAAAATTTTTATCTTTCAGCTCCCCCCACCCCCTACACTTGGTAGTCTTGTATTATCAAGTGGCAAATCAAAATAGACAAACAACCAGTAGTctatttttcaaagaaacaaacACACTTTGTTACTATCGTAAGCAGTAATATACAGACACCGAAACAAAGACACTCAGTAGCTTTGATCGTGTTTTTTCGTCCAAAGCGGCTTAACGCACTTTACTCCTTTATTATTGGTCGTGAATCGTCCGCTTGTATGTGCAGTGTCCGACGGGAAAAAACATGAAAAAAGATGTAAtgagagagaaagaaatttTACGACgagaagaataaaattggattctttgacCGGACAGCCCGGACGGTCCCTTTGTACGGAATTTTTTGTGGTTTTTAGGGGTGTCGATCAAAATAGATGTGGGCGGCTAATCGCGCACACGTAAACATATATAAACATGGAACTTTTTGATCTGCGAGAAGTATTCTCTTACAAGTAGAAGGACGAAAAATCGTTGTTGTTATTATGGACAATTGTAGCATACTATGCTGGGGAAGATAAGGATGATATAAAGTTATAGTAGTGATTTCTGTTAGGGCATGTGCTTTCGGTCCTGGATAGGTTGGTGCAAGATGTAGATCCATTTGTTTGTTATGGGGGAAGTCGAAGGATTCAATGGTCGTGAGATCCCCAACTTTATCTAAGACGAGGGTTTGGGCTTCTCAAAGGCACGTGACTTTCAATGCTGCATTCTTTGGTGGCACGTGACCTGAGCTTCTGGAAGGTTGCAAATCGTCAGTACGCTTAAGCTTAACAGGTGAGTGATGACTTATTACATTGACTGATTTGGCCTCAACAGGATAAGATGGATCCATTAGCTGAGTCTGTTACTAGGAGTATTAAGAACctgaaagaaaagaatgattttcttctgcAGCAGCGAGATCATTACCTAGATGTAAGACAGCGCATGTTGAATTTGCGCGGCTCcaaagacgatgaagagtCTGGTACAGGACTGGTGCTTGGTGACATTATAATATCCTCTCAAAAAGTTTACACGAACCTGGGGTACGAGTATTTTATTGAGAAAGATGTGACGGAAGTTCTTGAATACGCCGATGAAAAGTTAGGACTGATAGAAGAAGCTATTGAACAGTTTGAGTTTAAGATTAAAGATGGTGAAAAAACATTGAAAGACTTACAAAATTGGGGAGATCAAGATGCCTTGTCTCATGATGGAGAGGATGAACTACCCTCTATGGAAATCAGAGAAGAATTAGACGAAGATGGGAATGTAATCAATAGTAGTGTTACTCCAACGTCGGCAGAGAGGCTCAAGGAGAGTTTAAAgtcatcaaagaaaaaggaAGAGCCGGAGAATGGGACTTTAGATCAAGTTCGAAAAAATCTTAAAGGAAAGTTAGCGAAGCAAGAGAAGCGCCCAAGTGACGACGATAGTCAGACTAAGGAAACTAGTTATAATCCTGTGGACATGGAAAATGCCTACACGTTTGCTGACCTGGTACGACAAATGGACgaacaagatgaagctGACGATGAAGGAGATATTGCAGAGGTTGAATACGATTTTGAGTCATTTGATGAGAAGCTGAATTCAACAGCtcaagaggaagatgaggacgagaatgacgatgacgatgacgatgacgagGGGCATTATTCAGTATTTCCTAACATGGCAAGTCACAATGCATTCATGGATCAAATCAAGCGGTTACGTGAAGGTAAGGGCAGGGAGAAGCCAATTGAGACTAGTTTTTCTAACACTGTTGGCAAGTCAACGGGTGCACCAAAGAAATCTATcttaaagaagaagacagaTGTCAAGAGTGAAAGACCCAAGAAAAGTGTCGGTTTTGCCTCCACGTTGGATATTCATGAAGTAGAGAATTTGAAACATGAGAATCAGGTAAACACACATATGTTTCCAAGATCTTTCATGCAACCTTTGGAGCATGGTGATGAAGGCGAGAACGTGGAGTTTGACAGTGATTTGTTCGCTCAATTGATCGGTGCTCAAGGACCTGATGAAATTCATGATAAATACAAGGATGAAGTTGCGAAGCAACAGAAGCCAGAAGAGGCAGAGACAAATgggaggaagaaaagagtGTCAAGGTTCAAAAAGGAGAGGAAGGCACGCGATGATGAATCTGCGCAGGACGTGAGAAGTCCAAATGAATTGGCAACGAACTCAGTCATCACAGAGAATGTTATAGAAAGGGAAGAATCGTTTGACAATAGTGCAAGTGACAGCGGCATCGCTATGACTGACACAATTACTGAAAACAGCTTTGATGATATTATTGAAGCGCCATTGAACGAAGATGTAGCAGAACGAGAAGTTCCAATGAGCGAGGTGAAAGACCGTGAACATTCGACTACAAATGAAGTTGCAAAGGAGTTGCCTGGATTGATTGTAGAAAGAGAATTGGACGAATTACCGGACAGCACAGAAGCGCCATCTGCCAGGCTAGCTCCTCTCTCAAAAGAAATGAACTCTTTAAGGCGTCCAAACATATCGCAAGGCGCCAAACCCTCAAAGCTGCAGGAGTTATTGGATAGCtcagaagatgaatcagATGATAACAAACCAAAGGCAAAAGAGCAAATCTCTGACTCTTTCCCAAAGGAAATAATTGATAAGGCGGAAAAAGAGAGTGTATTACAACGTCCCAAGGTGGACTACAACGCTCTCGGAGAGGATTTAGATAATATGGCTAGAGCATATGCATTAGGGGTTTACGATGACgatcttgatgatgatccGGGGATGGTGCTAGAAAAGGTTACTGACTTCAAGGTTTATAACGAACAGGTTGAAAAActcaagaatgaaattgaagcattCAAGATTTCCAATCCCTTGGAGCAACAAACTGAGCATAAAACAGACTCCGACGAAGATGGACCCTTAATGACAGATGTTACTGAGAATGATATACCTGAAAATTATTGCAAAACAAATCCACAGGACGACTTGGCGTTGGATTCAGAGAGATTGCATGAATCCATCGCTATCGAGTACAGCCGCCTTCGTGAAGTGATAGCATCTCGGGCGAAACCGCCTAGTCGCAGTCCCGACGATGACGAGCACAAGCAAATTGAACctattgatgaagatggtcaACCGATTAAACAGAGCAGATTCAGATCTCAAAGGTTTAAATTGACCAAATGATCTAACAATACAGGTCACGTGCGATCACTAGGAGCCTTTTGGTGGTGACTTTCGCTGTCTTTGGCTTTTTGCGAACGTGTCGTCACTGACAAAGCTGATTGTGAAAACGAAACCAGACTTGATTATACATCCATTCTTCGCCCGTGGtgagaatttcaagaattcataTAAATGCCAACGTCATAGTGTGAATGCCAAGACATTGGTTGTTTCCGCTATCTTATGGAccatttgaaagaggtttAGAGTTTCTACTATAAGCAGTTATTGATACGCTGTCTCAATTGCTGGAGGTTCGTTATTCTTAAAAGTGTCATCCACAACCTCTGAAGGCGACATGGCTGCGGAGAACGACCCTCAGGTTCACTCCGACAGCCCACCAAGATACATTGCAAACAGCTTGGCCCCTCTCTCTCCCACTGCTACCGCTGGTGCGCATCTTTTACAACTCGCATCTGGAAAGGACTCTGTTGCTCCACCCCTGGATGACAAATATCTGGACAATAGTCTCTTCCATTACACATCGTCCTTCCAGGCTCGACCTCAGGCagaatattttgatttcgATGAACGATATATGTATCACTCGGATGAGGAAAATACTCaggagaatgaagaaaataTAGAATCGAATCAGTTAAACCTGGATGATCAAGTTGAATTTGAGCCTGAATTGAGTcatgaagaggaaaattTGGAGTCAATCATGGAAAAAGTCAATATTTGTAAAGTCGAACTGCGGGAAATGATTGAGATAATCGACAGATCTGTATCATGCACAATTCCATATAAAAGCACAGGCGATGAAACTCCGGCCATAGCGAAAGAACTCGCGAG
The window above is part of the Torulaspora delbrueckii CBS 1146 chromosome 3, complete genome genome. Proteins encoded here:
- the BUD27 gene encoding prefoldin-like protein (similar to Saccharomyces cerevisiae BUD27 (YFL023W); ancestral locus Anc_8.48) codes for the protein MDPLAESVTRSIKNLKEKNDFLLQQRDHYLDVRQRMLNLRGSKDDEESGTGLVLGDIIISSQKVYTNLGYEYFIEKDVTEVLEYADEKLGLIEEAIEQFEFKIKDGEKTLKDLQNWGDQDALSHDGEDELPSMEIREELDEDGNVINSSVTPTSAERLKESLKSSKKKEEPENGTLDQVRKNLKGKLAKQEKRPSDDDSQTKETSYNPVDMENAYTFADLVRQMDEQDEADDEGDIAEVEYDFESFDEKLNSTAQEEDEDENDDDDDDDEGHYSVFPNMASHNAFMDQIKRLREGKGREKPIETSFSNTVGKSTGAPKKSILKKKTDVKSERPKKSVGFASTLDIHEVENLKHENQVNTHMFPRSFMQPLEHGDEGENVEFDSDLFAQLIGAQGPDEIHDKYKDEVAKQQKPEEAETNGRKKRVSRFKKERKARDDESAQDVRSPNELATNSVITENVIEREESFDNSASDSGIAMTDTITENSFDDIIEAPLNEDVAEREVPMSEVKDREHSTTNEVAKELPGLIVERELDELPDSTEAPSARLAPLSKEMNSLRRPNISQGAKPSKLQELLDSSEDESDDNKPKAKEQISDSFPKEIIDKAEKESVLQRPKVDYNALGEDLDNMARAYALGVYDDDLDDDPGMVLEKVTDFKVYNEQVEKLKNEIEAFKISNPLEQQTEHKTDSDEDGPLMTDVTENDIPENYCKTNPQDDLALDSERLHESIAIEYSRLREVIASRAKPPSRSPDDDEHKQIEPIDEDGQPIKQSRFRSQRFKLTK